A portion of the Clostridium gelidum genome contains these proteins:
- the msrA gene encoding peptide-methionine (S)-S-oxide reductase MsrA produces the protein MKKIILGGGCFWGVEKFFAMIPGVSKTEVGYANGKTENPTYEEVCNKDTYFVEVCYITYDEKLVSLDILLDKFWSIIDPTTVNRQAGDVGTQYRSGIYYIDESDLDIINKSKIKTQEQYKKSIVTEVKPLEKYYTAEEYHQDYLDKNPTGYCHIKFD, from the coding sequence ATGAAAAAAATAATTTTAGGTGGAGGTTGCTTCTGGGGTGTAGAAAAGTTTTTTGCGATGATACCAGGAGTAAGTAAAACAGAAGTAGGATATGCAAATGGAAAAACAGAAAATCCAACTTATGAAGAGGTATGTAATAAGGATACATATTTTGTTGAGGTATGCTATATTACCTATGATGAAAAACTAGTATCATTAGATATATTATTAGATAAGTTTTGGAGCATAATTGATCCTACAACAGTAAATAGGCAAGCAGGAGATGTTGGTACTCAGTATAGAAGTGGAATTTATTACATTGATGAATCAGATTTAGATATAATTAATAAAAGTAAAATCAAAACACAAGAACAATATAAAAAATCCATTGTAACTGAAGTTAAACCACTGGAAAAATACTATACAGCGGAAGAATATCATCAAGATTATTTAGATAAAAATCCAACTGGATATTGTCATATAAAATTTGAT